Proteins found in one Seonamhaeicola sp. S2-3 genomic segment:
- a CDS encoding GAF domain-containing protein, whose protein sequence is MNFEQLKPEVDNIISKTELSVNNKLLAICKLLEKHIEYYNWVGFYFRNGDKEELVLGPYVGAPTDHTVIPFGKGICGQVAVSNQNFVVPDVAAQDNYIACSITVKAEIVIPIFVNGKNIGQIDIDSNTPDPFTKADERFLEFVCQKVAEIL, encoded by the coding sequence ATGAATTTTGAGCAGCTAAAACCCGAAGTTGACAACATTATTTCTAAAACAGAACTTAGTGTTAATAACAAATTACTAGCTATTTGTAAACTGCTAGAAAAACACATTGAATACTATAATTGGGTTGGGTTTTATTTTAGAAACGGAGATAAAGAAGAATTAGTATTAGGCCCCTATGTTGGTGCACCAACAGACCATACAGTAATTCCTTTTGGCAAAGGTATTTGTGGGCAAGTAGCTGTAAGTAACCAAAATTTTGTAGTTCCCGATGTAGCTGCTCAAGATAATTATATTGCTTGTAGCATTACGGTTAAGGCAGAAATTGTAATCCCCATTTTTGTAAACGGTAAAAATATCGGTCAGATTGATATAGATTCTAATACACCAGACCCATTTACTAAAGCAGACGAACGTTTTTTAGAGTTTGTTTGCCAAAAAGTAGCTGAAATTTTATAG
- the purH gene encoding bifunctional phosphoribosylaminoimidazolecarboxamide formyltransferase/IMP cyclohydrolase yields the protein MSNEKTIKSALISVFSKDGLEPIVKKLNEQGVTIYSTGGTEKFINDLGINVVPVEDVTSYPSILGGRVKTLHPKIFGGILNRQNHDGDVAELAEYNIPQIDVVIVDLYPFEKTVASGASNQDIIEKIDIGGISLIRAAAKNYADVVCVSSVDDYAEFLELITEKNGTLSEEDRKRFATKAFNVSSHYDSAIFNYFNQNHEIAALKVSETKGKALRYGENPHQKGFFFGNFDELFTKLHGKELSYNNLLDVDAAVNLMLEFKNDAPTFAILKHNNACGLAQRDTLKQAYIDALAGDPVSAFGGVLISNKEIDLATAEEIHKLFCEVVIAPSFNTEALELLKGKKNRILLKIHDVEMPAMNVRSCLNGVLLQDRNNVTDTAADLKNVTNIAPTDAQIEDLLFASKICKHTKSNTIVLAKNKQLCASGTGQTSRVDALQQAIHKANSFNFDLNGAAMASDAFFPFPDCVEIAKKAGITSVIQPGGSIKDQLSIDYCNENDVAMVMTGTRHFKH from the coding sequence ATGAGCAACGAAAAAACTATCAAATCTGCCCTAATTTCAGTATTCAGTAAAGACGGTTTAGAACCTATTGTAAAAAAATTAAACGAACAAGGTGTTACCATTTATTCTACTGGTGGAACCGAAAAGTTCATTAACGATTTAGGCATAAATGTTGTTCCTGTTGAAGATGTAACTTCTTATCCTTCAATTCTTGGAGGGCGTGTAAAAACACTTCATCCTAAAATTTTTGGAGGTATTTTAAATAGACAAAACCATGATGGTGATGTAGCTGAATTAGCAGAATATAACATCCCGCAAATAGATGTGGTTATTGTAGATTTATATCCGTTTGAAAAAACGGTTGCTTCTGGTGCTAGCAATCAAGATATTATTGAAAAAATAGATATAGGTGGTATTTCTTTAATTAGAGCCGCTGCAAAAAATTATGCCGATGTTGTTTGTGTATCATCAGTTGATGATTATGCCGAATTTTTAGAATTAATTACAGAGAAAAACGGAACCCTTTCTGAAGAAGACAGAAAACGTTTTGCTACCAAAGCTTTTAACGTATCGTCACATTACGACTCTGCTATTTTCAACTATTTTAATCAGAATCACGAAATAGCTGCTTTAAAAGTAAGCGAAACCAAAGGCAAAGCATTGCGTTACGGAGAAAACCCACACCAAAAAGGTTTTTTCTTCGGAAATTTTGATGAACTTTTCACAAAACTTCACGGTAAAGAATTGAGTTATAACAATCTTTTAGATGTTGATGCTGCTGTAAATTTAATGTTAGAATTTAAAAATGATGCACCAACATTTGCTATTTTAAAACATAACAACGCCTGTGGTTTAGCTCAAAGAGACACTTTAAAACAAGCGTATATTGATGCATTGGCCGGAGATCCAGTTTCTGCCTTTGGTGGTGTTTTAATTAGTAATAAAGAAATTGATTTGGCTACCGCCGAAGAAATTCACAAATTATTCTGTGAAGTTGTAATAGCACCTTCTTTTAACACAGAAGCTTTAGAATTGTTAAAAGGTAAAAAGAACAGAATTTTACTTAAAATTCATGATGTAGAAATGCCTGCAATGAATGTAAGAAGTTGTTTAAATGGCGTTTTATTACAAGACAGAAACAATGTAACCGATACAGCTGCCGATTTGAAAAATGTTACCAACATAGCTCCTACCGACGCTCAAATTGAGGATTTATTATTTGCATCAAAAATTTGTAAGCATACAAAATCTAACACCATTGTTTTAGCAAAAAACAAACAACTTTGCGCTAGCGGAACCGGACAAACTAGTCGTGTTGATGCTTTACAACAAGCCATCCATAAAGCCAATTCTTTTAATTTCGATTTAAATGGAGCTGCTATGGCTAGTGATGCGTTTTTTCCTTTCCCAGATTGTGTAGAAATAGCAAAAAAAGCTGGTATTACTTCTGTTATACAACCTGGTGGTTCTATAAAAGACCAATTAAGTATTGATTATTGTAATGAAAATGATGTAGCTATGGTAATGACTGGCACGCGTCATTTCAAACATTAA
- a CDS encoding rod shape-determining protein: MGFFDFLTEEIAIDLGTANTLIIHNDKVVVDSPSIVARDRVTGKIIAVGQEASLMQGKTHENIKTIRPIKDGVIADFDASEQMISMFIKNIPALKKKFFTPALRMVICIPSGITEVEMRAVKESAERVNGKEVYLIHEPMAAAIGIGVDIMQPKGNMVVDIGGGTTEIAVIALGGIVCDKSVKIAGDVFTNDIVYYMRTQHNLYVGERTAEKIKIQIGAATEDLELPPEDMSVQGRDLLTGKPKQVSISYREIAKALDKSILRIEDAVMETLSQTPPELAADIYNTGIYLAGGGSMLRGLDKRLSQKTDLPVYIAEDPLRAVVRGTGITLKNLDKYKSVLIK; this comes from the coding sequence ATGGGCTTTTTTGACTTCCTAACCGAAGAAATTGCAATAGATTTAGGTACAGCCAATACGCTAATTATCCATAATGATAAAGTTGTTGTTGATTCTCCTTCCATTGTAGCTAGAGACAGAGTTACGGGAAAAATAATTGCAGTAGGACAGGAAGCAAGCTTAATGCAAGGTAAAACCCATGAAAATATTAAAACCATTCGTCCTATAAAAGATGGTGTTATTGCAGATTTTGATGCTTCTGAACAAATGATAAGTATGTTTATTAAAAACATACCTGCATTAAAAAAGAAGTTTTTTACACCTGCTCTTAGAATGGTTATTTGTATCCCTTCTGGCATTACCGAAGTAGAAATGCGAGCCGTAAAAGAAAGTGCAGAACGTGTAAACGGTAAAGAGGTTTACCTAATACACGAACCTATGGCAGCTGCTATTGGTATTGGAGTTGACATTATGCAACCAAAAGGAAATATGGTGGTTGATATAGGTGGTGGTACCACTGAAATTGCTGTAATTGCTTTAGGTGGTATTGTATGTGATAAATCGGTTAAAATTGCGGGAGATGTATTTACAAATGACATTGTATATTACATGCGCACACAACATAACTTGTATGTAGGTGAGCGTACTGCTGAAAAAATTAAAATTCAAATTGGAGCCGCAACCGAAGATTTAGAATTACCCCCAGAAGACATGAGTGTTCAAGGACGTGATTTATTAACCGGTAAACCAAAACAAGTTTCTATATCGTACAGAGAAATTGCCAAAGCCTTAGATAAATCAATACTTCGTATTGAAGATGCCGTAATGGAAACCTTATCTCAAACACCTCCAGAATTAGCTGCTGATATTTATAATACAGGAATATATTTAGCTGGTGGTGGTTCTATGTTACGTGGTTTAGATAAACGTTTGTCTCAAAAAACAGACCTTCCGGTTTATATTGCCGAAGACCCATTACGTGCGGTAGTTAGAGGTACAGGTATTACACTTAAAAATTTAGATAAATACAAAAGTGTATTGATAAAATAG